A region of [Bacteroides] pectinophilus DNA encodes the following proteins:
- a CDS encoding sugar transferase, whose amino-acid sequence MNQSREKIQNICIMAIDLICLLLSYVMAGYLWLGIIKGAAYEALRRDLYGDISAMIIAYAVTVLLFNFNQEFIKRGKLIEIIQVIKSNIIIAAVMAVVIFLKHENSDLSRGVYMVMICLNVVVTYGVHRLFKTYLLKYYKNSRANTQLFVVTTLDRASKVIKEMDSNSVWGNRICSIAIIDRDMVGQKIDGVEVTATFDSMVTYAKEQIVDEVFIDVPYDSGKSLTDIVTKFEGMGATVHLNIEVLEQFSNFSKSVNQLGSIPVITFANNVYDYRQLFIKRLMDIVGSIVGLAITGVIMIFLAPILKLESPGPLFFKQKRVGKNGRYFYIYKFRSMYVDAEERKKELMDKNKMDGLMFKMDNDPRITKVGRFIRKTSIDELPQFFNVLKGDMSLVGTRPPTVDEFKQYETYHKRRLSVKPGITGLWQVSGRNRITNFEDVVKLDLKYIDNWSIALDIKILFKTVAVVFKGE is encoded by the coding sequence ATGAATCAGTCCAGAGAAAAGATACAGAATATTTGTATAATGGCAATAGATCTTATATGCCTGCTTCTCAGTTATGTGATGGCGGGATATCTGTGGCTCGGGATTATCAAAGGCGCGGCGTATGAGGCACTCAGAAGGGACCTTTATGGGGATATAAGTGCCATGATAATTGCATATGCCGTCACGGTACTCCTGTTTAATTTTAATCAGGAATTCATCAAAAGGGGAAAGCTGATTGAGATTATCCAGGTGATTAAGTCCAATATTATCATTGCGGCAGTTATGGCAGTTGTAATATTCCTGAAGCATGAGAATTCAGACCTGTCACGTGGCGTGTATATGGTGATGATATGTCTTAATGTAGTAGTTACATATGGCGTGCACAGACTGTTTAAGACATATCTTCTTAAGTATTATAAGAACAGCCGTGCCAATACACAGCTTTTTGTTGTCACGACATTGGACAGGGCCTCAAAGGTCATCAAAGAGATGGACAGCAATTCAGTGTGGGGCAACAGGATATGCAGCATTGCCATAATAGACCGGGACATGGTTGGACAGAAGATAGACGGAGTTGAAGTCACAGCTACATTTGACAGCATGGTAACATATGCCAAGGAGCAGATTGTAGATGAGGTTTTTATAGATGTTCCGTATGATTCAGGCAAGTCACTTACGGATATAGTAACCAAGTTCGAGGGCATGGGCGCGACAGTGCATCTTAATATAGAGGTGCTTGAGCAGTTCTCGAACTTCTCTAAGTCAGTTAACCAGCTTGGAAGTATTCCTGTCATAACATTTGCCAATAATGTGTATGATTACAGACAGCTTTTTATAAAGCGCCTGATGGACATTGTGGGTTCGATAGTAGGACTTGCAATAACAGGAGTTATCATGATATTCCTCGCACCAATACTTAAGCTTGAATCTCCGGGGCCTCTGTTTTTCAAGCAGAAGAGAGTCGGCAAGAACGGAAGATATTTTTATATATATAAGTTCCGTTCGATGTATGTTGATGCAGAAGAGCGCAAGAAAGAGCTCATGGATAAAAATAAGATGGACGGGCTTATGTTCAAGATGGACAATGATCCGAGAATAACAAAGGTTGGCCGGTTCATCCGTAAGACAAGCATAGACGAACTTCCACAGTTTTTTAATGTACTTAAGGGTGATATGAGCCTCGTCGGAACAAGACCGCCTACAGTGGACGAGTTCAAGCAGTATGAGACTTATCATAAGAGAAGATTAAGCGTTAAGCCAGGAATCACCGGATTATGGCAGGTCAGCGGAAGAAACCGCATAACCAACTTTGAAGACGTAGTAAAACTTGATCTCAAATATATAGACAACTGGAGCATAGCTCTGGATATCAAGATTTTATTTAAAACAGTCGCCGTAGTATTTAAGGGCGAGTAA
- a CDS encoding DUF6077 domain-containing protein, with amino-acid sequence MSLTGKILTGILFVVLPVIAGGIYSPFLVKRIKLHFADICKLLIQTWIYGIITMFAVMQLIAVPMIAVRTTFTMLVNVWCALLAVLAAAGIVGYIAAVLRIKKHGGPAVDNAGTDNDRMRELNKPETVPGRRSCVCWIALLAAVFVILTGYQARIASKYQHTDDDDARFVALELLAVDEDRMLTHNPIDGYPMYWNTGEVKKDYTSPWTMYVAACSRISGVHPAILSHRLMPMYLVTLCCLAYLLLGLNLFRDDWEKTLIFAIIVSAVNIFGYTSTHTVPSLLLLRIWQGKAVFAGLMVPVILDLLYRLYEDCTLVPEKVLLFVSCMASSLMSGGGIVIAALAVGFYGLVVLAKYRNIKNTLYIWLTCSPCVVYALCNVFWYQVFRLS; translated from the coding sequence ATGAGCCTCACAGGTAAGATATTAACCGGGATTTTATTTGTAGTGCTTCCCGTAATTGCGGGAGGCATATACAGCCCGTTCCTTGTAAAAAGAATAAAACTGCATTTTGCGGATATATGTAAGCTGCTAATACAGACATGGATATACGGTATTATAACCATGTTTGCTGTTATGCAGCTTATTGCCGTTCCTATGATTGCCGTAAGGACTACATTTACGATGCTTGTAAATGTATGGTGCGCACTGCTGGCTGTTCTTGCAGCTGCCGGAATTGTGGGATATATCGCAGCTGTTTTGCGTATAAAGAAGCATGGAGGCCCCGCAGTGGATAATGCCGGTACGGACAATGACAGGATGCGGGAGCTTAATAAGCCGGAGACGGTGCCGGGACGCAGAAGCTGTGTATGCTGGATTGCGCTGCTGGCGGCGGTATTTGTCATACTTACAGGCTATCAGGCAAGAATTGCATCAAAGTACCAGCATACGGATGATGACGATGCGCGGTTTGTTGCGCTTGAACTTCTGGCAGTTGATGAGGACAGAATGCTTACGCATAATCCGATTGACGGATACCCGATGTACTGGAATACCGGAGAGGTTAAGAAAGATTACACGTCTCCATGGACAATGTATGTTGCAGCATGCAGCAGAATAAGCGGTGTCCATCCTGCAATACTTTCACACAGGCTGATGCCGATGTACCTTGTAACATTGTGCTGTCTTGCATACCTGCTTCTTGGACTTAACCTGTTCAGGGATGACTGGGAGAAGACACTGATATTTGCAATTATAGTATCGGCTGTTAATATATTTGGGTACACTTCAACGCATACGGTGCCGTCATTGCTGCTGTTAAGGATATGGCAGGGAAAGGCTGTGTTTGCAGGCCTGATGGTGCCTGTAATCCTCGACCTGCTCTACAGGCTTTATGAGGATTGCACACTGGTTCCTGAAAAGGTACTGCTGTTTGTCTCATGTATGGCGTCATCACTTATGTCAGGCGGCGGAATTGTTATAGCCGCACTTGCTGTTGGGTTCTATGGACTTGTTGTGCTGGCAAAATACAGGAATATTAAGAATACGCTGTATATATGGCTGACATGCTCGCCATGTGTTGTATACGCATTATGCAATGTATTCTGGTATCAGGTGTTCAGATTATCTTAG
- a CDS encoding WecB/TagA/CpsF family glycosyltransferase, with the protein MKNNRVCNILGVNINIMSMQQVKDYICNNIDALRGRYICVSNVHTTVMSHDDESYCNVQNSAALRLPDGKPLSIVAKHRGFEDAVRVTGPDLMGELFADAGKNKLRHYFYGSTQETLDTLEKKLKEKYPDIIIAGMFSPPFGAVSDEDDAEFVKMINDAGPDVVWVGLGAPKQERWMYYHRDRVNAVMIGVGAGFDYYADNIKRAPKWMQKCSLEWLYRLMQDPKRLARRYMDTNYRFIRLVKKENSRQ; encoded by the coding sequence GTGAAAAATAACAGAGTATGTAACATCCTTGGTGTTAATATAAATATTATGAGCATGCAGCAGGTTAAAGATTATATATGCAATAACATAGATGCGCTGAGGGGCAGATATATATGTGTGTCCAATGTGCACACAACAGTGATGTCACATGATGATGAAAGCTACTGCAATGTTCAGAACTCGGCGGCGTTGAGACTGCCTGACGGCAAGCCGTTGTCAATAGTTGCAAAACATAGAGGCTTTGAGGATGCGGTAAGGGTTACCGGTCCGGACCTTATGGGAGAGCTTTTTGCAGATGCGGGTAAGAATAAGCTCAGACATTACTTTTACGGAAGTACACAGGAGACTCTTGATACGCTTGAGAAAAAGCTGAAAGAAAAGTATCCGGACATTATTATTGCAGGCATGTTCTCACCTCCGTTTGGTGCGGTAAGTGACGAAGATGATGCAGAATTTGTTAAGATGATTAATGATGCCGGCCCGGATGTGGTATGGGTGGGTCTTGGCGCTCCTAAGCAGGAACGCTGGATGTACTATCACAGAGACAGGGTAAATGCGGTTATGATAGGCGTAGGGGCAGGCTTTGACTACTATGCGGATAATATAAAGAGAGCACCGAAGTGGATGCAGAAATGTTCGCTTGAGTGGCTGTACAGACTTATGCAGGATCCTAAGAGGCTTGCCAGAAGATATATGGATACGAATTACAGATTTATCAGACTTGTTAAGAAAGAGAACAGCAGACAGTGA
- a CDS encoding glycosyltransferase, with translation MTENILHDGKNRITAGQYGVISMTMYYGVMTASKALGMDSSNSLYYVMFGIACIMLLFKYCVTQYTVRQIALDVLLGCIGIVCFVISHDMTLLLLAMTVAGLKDCDFRELACTAFYVRLAITSFMVVASFLGIFDQGETAQTTTSFQDITVYNFGYSTANNAYINIFVLMALFLYIRYDRINWKYFIGTSVIAMLMYTFTNSRTGTLLFFAVWFFIFCEKFLLARKGRYVFFWLMAASTLICAVFSYAATSMFNPDGGYWSEYINRIFSGRLNITHKYHEALSVSLIPRTSAVMDAHRGFGFIDNSYMSVYFHDGLIVALIVLVLICISNYSLFKKHCYKELVFIASFSVYAMMEEFPLNPVVNPFIMLTAVVIYKASFSIERPGNGTEKTKVPQTKVPQTKVPQTVLIIHNEYRIAGGEDTVAANEEKLLAEHGHRVIVYKRSNKELDNYTGIKKLLLPFTSVFSLRSYREVKKLIEDNYVDVVHVHNTLTLVSPSVYYAAFRCNVPVVQTMHNFRLLCPGGSFFMEDEGNGHICEQCVSKGLSCAVRNSCYRHSKAQTIVSAAVLKIHRMLGTYKKINFICLTEFNRYKLLMLNNGRKKIINPARVYVKPNFTYDLAETMGKLSDTHGSISGRYYVYVGRLEKLKGTELLVDAFAKLPDRKLVIMGNGPLEEILKKRIADNGYKNIVMAGRVTGEDYVKFLGGAQAVISSSQCYETFGMSIAESYSLSVPAIAGDIGNIGDIVKEGVTGIHFQYDSPDALIGAVKRFETMNRDGLAANARRYYEDNLTPQSNYGRLKEIYDDICAGYGAEKRQ, from the coding sequence GTGACAGAGAATATATTGCATGACGGTAAAAACAGAATAACGGCAGGTCAGTACGGAGTTATAAGCATGACTATGTATTATGGAGTTATGACGGCATCCAAGGCACTTGGAATGGACAGCTCCAATTCGCTGTATTACGTGATGTTTGGGATTGCCTGCATAATGCTTTTATTCAAATACTGCGTAACTCAGTATACAGTGCGCCAGATTGCGCTGGATGTACTGCTGGGATGCATTGGCATTGTCTGCTTTGTAATATCGCATGACATGACACTGCTTCTGCTCGCAATGACAGTTGCGGGGCTTAAAGACTGTGATTTCAGGGAGCTTGCATGCACGGCGTTCTATGTGAGGCTTGCAATAACTTCGTTCATGGTAGTTGCGTCATTCCTGGGAATATTTGATCAGGGTGAGACAGCGCAGACTACAACAAGCTTTCAGGATATAACCGTATATAACTTCGGTTACTCAACTGCCAATAATGCATATATAAATATATTTGTACTTATGGCACTTTTCCTCTATATCAGATATGACAGGATTAATTGGAAATATTTTATCGGTACATCAGTTATTGCAATGCTGATGTATACATTTACAAACAGCAGGACAGGAACACTTCTGTTCTTTGCAGTCTGGTTCTTCATATTCTGCGAGAAGTTTCTTCTCGCACGAAAGGGAAGATATGTGTTCTTTTGGCTGATGGCGGCATCCACATTGATATGTGCCGTATTCAGTTATGCTGCGACTTCAATGTTTAATCCAGACGGCGGTTACTGGTCGGAATATATTAACAGGATATTCAGCGGAAGACTTAACATTACACACAAATATCATGAAGCGCTGTCTGTGTCACTGATTCCTAGGACAAGTGCCGTAATGGATGCACACAGGGGCTTCGGCTTTATTGATAATTCATATATGAGTGTGTATTTTCACGATGGACTTATAGTTGCGCTTATAGTGCTGGTGCTTATATGCATATCCAATTACAGTCTGTTTAAAAAGCACTGTTATAAGGAGCTTGTGTTTATAGCGTCATTTTCAGTGTATGCGATGATGGAAGAATTCCCGCTTAATCCGGTAGTCAATCCGTTTATCATGCTGACTGCCGTTGTTATATACAAAGCTTCATTCAGCATAGAGAGGCCGGGAAACGGTACAGAAAAGACAAAGGTTCCACAGACAAAGGTTCCACAGACAAAGGTTCCGCAGACAGTGCTTATCATCCATAATGAATACAGGATTGCCGGTGGGGAAGACACGGTAGCTGCCAATGAAGAGAAGCTTCTTGCGGAACATGGCCACAGGGTAATTGTATATAAGAGAAGCAATAAGGAGCTTGATAATTATACAGGTATTAAAAAGCTTCTGCTTCCGTTTACAAGTGTATTTTCACTGCGCTCATACCGTGAAGTTAAGAAACTTATAGAGGATAATTATGTTGACGTTGTGCATGTGCATAACACGCTGACGCTTGTAAGCCCTTCAGTATATTATGCGGCGTTCAGATGCAATGTTCCGGTTGTCCAGACTATGCATAATTTTCGGCTGCTTTGTCCCGGAGGCTCATTCTTCATGGAGGATGAGGGTAACGGACATATATGCGAACAGTGTGTGAGCAAAGGACTTTCCTGCGCTGTGCGCAATTCGTGCTACAGGCACAGCAAAGCACAGACAATAGTCAGTGCGGCTGTTCTTAAGATTCACAGAATGCTGGGAACATATAAGAAAATCAATTTTATCTGCCTGACTGAGTTCAACAGATATAAGCTTCTGATGCTTAACAACGGAAGGAAGAAGATAATAAATCCTGCCAGGGTATATGTGAAGCCTAACTTTACATATGATCTGGCTGAGACGATGGGGAAATTGTCTGATACGCATGGCAGCATATCAGGCCGGTATTACGTATATGTCGGAAGACTTGAGAAGCTTAAGGGTACAGAGCTGCTTGTTGATGCATTTGCAAAGCTTCCGGACAGAAAGCTTGTCATCATGGGAAACGGCCCGCTTGAGGAGATACTGAAAAAGCGCATTGCAGACAACGGCTATAAAAATATAGTCATGGCGGGCAGAGTAACGGGTGAGGATTACGTTAAGTTCCTTGGCGGTGCGCAGGCGGTTATCTCGTCATCACAGTGCTATGAGACATTTGGAATGAGCATAGCGGAGAGTTATTCTCTTTCGGTTCCTGCGATTGCGGGGGATATAGGCAATATTGGAGACATTGTAAAAGAGGGAGTTACAGGAATACATTTCCAATATGATTCCCCGGATGCATTAATCGGGGCGGTTAAGCGCTTTGAGACAATGAACCGTGACGGGCTTGCAGCCAATGCACGTCGTTATTATGAGGATAATCTTACTCCACAGAGTAATTATGGCAGATTAAAAGAGATTTATGATGATATATGCGCCGGATATGGTGCGGAAAAGAGGCAGTGA
- a CDS encoding glucosyltransferase domain-containing protein produces MEEKSVQASVDKVYKKIPAYVKLAIAATFIMGILFNLFIFTNKAVNHDDIMAEFIYNKQLDIVSGRYMWLLIRRITSYYDMPMLFGIIGMAGLAVSAGIIVYMLKIKDRFFVILLSAIMASFPINACYYSYLSISPVYYFAILTAVLGVFFVERFGRWAGIIPAGVCIMMSLGTYQSFLALTIGLAFTMAFLDLFRNDYDIKKWFRRYIKYVFAAGLGFVLYFICTKISLAITGEELRQYAGTDKMFSLELGEILRSLKTTWNNQKDFYFSTQAISSRGFIWINRVVLAVIVIMTAVQLIKLIKKRRYAQTAALAVMLTASPFFLNFIYIMMNGKSSVHMLMKYALIVPYFLVIGLVCATDIRIKLKKLDIGYILSWAAALGCVGVIYYGVLTSNQLYQRMYYNTQAIDSLCTQILADLNVNEDFAVSKPVYFANFSTFFDENYVTTATFTQDLNPYVWMGTDVYLDWYSSNHLIRYMDFNHHIRLIASNNKSKEDAVKATEEFKNMPCYPDGGSIKTINGLVTIKFAQ; encoded by the coding sequence ATGGAAGAAAAAAGCGTACAGGCATCAGTTGATAAAGTATATAAAAAGATACCGGCTTATGTGAAGCTTGCGATTGCTGCAACATTTATAATGGGTATACTTTTTAACCTGTTTATATTTACCAACAAAGCTGTCAATCATGACGACATAATGGCAGAGTTCATATATAACAAGCAGCTCGATATTGTGTCGGGACGTTACATGTGGCTGCTTATAAGAAGGATTACATCTTATTATGACATGCCGATGCTGTTCGGAATTATCGGAATGGCGGGACTTGCAGTCTCGGCAGGAATCATAGTATACATGCTTAAGATTAAGGACAGATTCTTCGTAATTCTTCTCAGTGCGATTATGGCTTCATTTCCGATAAATGCATGTTACTATTCATACCTCAGCATCTCGCCGGTATACTATTTTGCTATACTTACGGCGGTGCTTGGTGTATTTTTTGTTGAACGGTTCGGCAGATGGGCAGGAATAATACCTGCGGGTGTGTGCATTATGATGTCACTCGGCACATACCAGTCATTTCTTGCACTTACCATAGGACTGGCATTTACGATGGCATTTCTCGACCTGTTCCGCAATGATTATGATATTAAGAAATGGTTCCGCAGATATATAAAATATGTCTTTGCAGCAGGACTTGGATTTGTTCTGTACTTTATATGTACAAAGATATCACTTGCAATTACGGGTGAGGAGCTCAGGCAGTACGCAGGGACGGATAAGATGTTCAGCCTTGAGCTGGGGGAGATTCTCAGAAGCCTTAAGACAACGTGGAATAACCAGAAGGATTTTTATTTTTCAACACAGGCAATATCTTCAAGAGGCTTTATATGGATTAACAGAGTTGTGCTTGCGGTCATTGTGATTATGACAGCCGTACAGCTTATAAAGCTTATTAAAAAGCGCAGATATGCCCAGACGGCGGCACTTGCGGTTATGCTTACGGCATCACCGTTTTTCCTTAACTTTATCTATATTATGATGAATGGTAAGTCATCCGTCCACATGCTTATGAAGTATGCGCTTATCGTTCCGTATTTTCTTGTAATTGGACTTGTGTGTGCGACGGATATACGGATAAAGCTTAAGAAGCTGGATATAGGCTACATCCTCTCATGGGCTGCGGCACTTGGATGCGTGGGAGTTATATATTACGGCGTGCTTACCTCCAATCAGTTATATCAGAGGATGTATTACAATACGCAGGCGATAGATTCCCTTTGTACACAGATACTTGCAGACCTCAATGTAAATGAGGATTTTGCCGTAAGCAAGCCGGTATATTTTGCTAATTTTTCTACATTTTTTGATGAGAATTATGTGACAACGGCAACATTTACACAGGATCTTAATCCATATGTATGGATGGGAACCGATGTGTATCTTGACTGGTATTCAAGCAACCATCTGATAAGATACATGGATTTCAATCATCATATAAGGCTGATTGCAAGCAACAACAAGTCAAAAGAGGATGCGGTTAAGGCAACGGAAGAATTTAAAAATATGCCTTGTTATCCTGACGGAGGTTCGATTAAGACAATAAACGGACTGGTGACAATTAAGTTCGCACAATAA
- a CDS encoding glycosyltransferase family 39 protein yields the protein MKNTISNVINAIIKKEKLIAVIVLVVMAAAGLAVTDGYGVHLDEAIELSILNSNIKEYSCYIPGKLGDKIANAARGVERISESDEKDHGIAAYYGYVFVRKLAQREPYQTLAFHMYTFCIFMLGVLALYGIVKLLTNSVWQSLFASLMLYLSPRMFGEGHYNNKDIVVMAFVLITIYFGLKMALERRYRYAILFAMAAAVATNTKIAGAWFYGIIGIGYLITLIRKKELTKRNVSIGLVAIVVYVISYVLVTPAMWRDPFGFIMYLVKYANDFDRWDNNLLFEGVLYRYSVNPPPAYYLPKMILITTPLYILVLIIYGVVMTAANALKDCRSDGVQNHKMTRNTILSAVNILLWMFPLVFAVVCRTRVYNGWRHFYFIYGPMVITAAYGCNCLCKNTAPQLKKLLVVTGCAITLISQAGILINNPYQYAYFNVLAGKDAQNRYEMDYWMVSTKQALLDLYRLHGNDGSDAGKIKLASRGRMSANAVNKAMRVLPEDVAGRFEICGQAEADYLFVNSYGFVLEPDERFDGSGYVKEVELKSYGHEVCCIYRLN from the coding sequence ATGAAAAATACCATCAGTAATGTGATAAATGCAATAATTAAAAAAGAAAAACTCATAGCAGTAATTGTGCTTGTTGTTATGGCAGCTGCCGGGCTTGCGGTGACGGATGGATATGGGGTACATCTTGACGAGGCTATAGAGCTGAGTATCCTTAACTCCAATATCAAAGAGTATTCGTGCTACATTCCCGGTAAGCTTGGAGATAAGATAGCCAATGCAGCCAGAGGAGTTGAGCGGATCTCGGAGAGTGATGAGAAGGATCACGGTATAGCTGCGTATTATGGATATGTTTTCGTAAGAAAATTAGCTCAAAGAGAGCCGTATCAGACATTGGCATTCCATATGTACACATTCTGTATATTCATGCTCGGAGTACTGGCTTTATATGGAATAGTTAAGCTGCTTACCAATTCTGTGTGGCAGTCGCTGTTTGCATCATTAATGCTCTATCTGTCGCCGAGGATGTTTGGGGAAGGTCATTATAATAACAAGGATATCGTTGTCATGGCGTTTGTGCTGATAACGATATATTTCGGACTTAAGATGGCTCTGGAACGCAGATACAGATATGCGATTCTGTTTGCGATGGCAGCAGCGGTTGCAACCAATACCAAGATAGCCGGAGCGTGGTTTTACGGAATTATAGGAATTGGCTATCTTATTACACTTATCAGGAAAAAAGAACTTACAAAAAGGAATGTCAGTATAGGACTTGTGGCAATAGTTGTGTATGTGATATCCTATGTACTGGTTACACCGGCGATGTGGCGGGACCCATTTGGATTTATCATGTATCTGGTTAAGTATGCCAATGATTTTGACAGATGGGACAATAATCTTTTATTTGAAGGCGTATTATACAGATATTCAGTCAATCCGCCGCCGGCATATTATCTTCCTAAGATGATTCTTATAACGACACCATTATACATACTTGTACTCATAATATATGGCGTTGTAATGACTGCCGCCAATGCATTAAAAGATTGCAGGTCAGATGGCGTACAGAATCATAAAATGACACGGAATACAATCTTATCCGCAGTTAATATTTTATTGTGGATGTTCCCTCTGGTATTTGCGGTGGTATGCAGAACGAGGGTATATAACGGCTGGAGACATTTTTATTTTATATATGGTCCTATGGTGATTACCGCAGCATATGGCTGTAACTGCCTTTGTAAAAATACGGCACCACAGCTTAAGAAGCTTCTGGTTGTTACCGGATGTGCAATTACGTTAATAAGCCAGGCAGGTATTTTGATTAATAATCCATATCAGTATGCTTATTTTAATGTACTTGCAGGAAAAGATGCACAGAACCGTTATGAGATGGATTACTGGATGGTTTCTACTAAGCAGGCATTACTTGATCTGTACAGGCTTCATGGCAATGACGGCAGTGATGCGGGAAAGATAAAACTGGCATCCAGAGGGCGGATGAGTGCCAATGCAGTTAACAAAGCAATGCGTGTACTGCCTGAGGATGTTGCGGGCAGATTTGAAATATGCGGACAGGCTGAGGCGGATTATCTGTTTGTCAACAGTTACGGTTTTGTGCTGGAGCCGGATGAGCGTTTTGATGGAAGCGGTTATGTAAAAGAAGTGGAATTAAAATCATATGGACATGAAGTCTGCTGTATATACAGACTGAACTGA
- a CDS encoding glycosyltransferase: protein MKISVITLGMMQPHQGQFYNAQDIGLGRALAAIGNDVDVFNFVPLGSGEDTEDLGDNLRFHQIPTKATGIHSMYKKDFIPQGTEGVVCFSDNQMNFERILNYCKKNGIKCIPYVGVLGSNNDNKLKGMLMNMLSDNMKHYKMMTVLAKTPEVMKEMKEQGVNSVILAPVCLDETLLNKDYKSSDVQELKTTLGRLHGRDLSGHVVLFVGRLQEEKHPVEMVDVFADIKKMIHSSQMIMIGKGHLEGSVKAEIGRKGLFDSVTLVERVENSQMWKYYSIADVVVNLNDHEIFGMSILEAMYYGKHVVAVSAPGPDYIIQNKAQGTLCESEEDVAQAVYKPGKEFDSEAAHERVENNFLWNVTARTIMQQLT, encoded by the coding sequence ATGAAGATTTCGGTAATAACATTGGGAATGATGCAGCCGCATCAGGGGCAATTCTACAATGCACAGGATATCGGCCTGGGGAGAGCACTTGCAGCGATTGGCAACGATGTCGATGTGTTTAACTTTGTTCCGCTCGGTTCTGGGGAAGATACAGAAGACCTTGGAGATAATCTGAGATTTCATCAGATACCGACTAAGGCAACAGGAATACATTCTATGTATAAGAAGGATTTTATACCGCAGGGTACGGAAGGGGTAGTATGCTTTTCGGATAACCAGATGAATTTTGAGAGAATCCTTAATTACTGTAAGAAAAATGGAATCAAGTGCATTCCATATGTAGGAGTGCTTGGAAGTAATAATGATAATAAGCTCAAAGGCATGTTAATGAACATGCTTTCAGACAATATGAAGCACTATAAGATGATGACGGTGCTTGCCAAGACGCCGGAGGTAATGAAAGAGATGAAGGAACAGGGAGTTAATTCTGTAATCCTTGCACCGGTATGTCTTGATGAGACACTCCTTAACAAAGATTATAAGTCGTCAGATGTGCAGGAACTTAAGACAACACTTGGCAGGCTTCACGGAAGAGACCTGTCGGGGCATGTTGTACTCTTTGTGGGCAGGCTTCAGGAAGAGAAACACCCGGTAGAGATGGTTGATGTATTTGCTGACATTAAGAAGATGATTCACTCAAGCCAGATGATAATGATAGGCAAGGGACATCTTGAGGGAAGTGTCAAGGCTGAGATTGGACGTAAGGGGCTGTTTGACAGTGTTACACTTGTTGAGAGGGTAGAGAACAGCCAGATGTGGAAATATTACAGCATTGCGGATGTGGTTGTTAATCTTAATGACCATGAGATATTTGGAATGTCTATACTTGAAGCAATGTATTATGGCAAACATGTTGTTGCGGTCAGCGCACCGGGACCTGACTATATAATCCAGAACAAAGCACAGGGAACATTATGCGAGAGCGAAGAGGATGTTGCGCAGGCTGTTTATAAGCCGGGAAAAGAATTTGACAGTGAGGCGGCGCATGAGCGCGTTGAGAATAACTTTTTGTGGAATGTCACTGCAAGGACAATAATGCAGCAGCTGACGTAA